ACCGGCATACGGCAGGATCTGGACTATATCCTTTCCCTGTTCCCCATCCTTGCCCAACGCCGCAAGCAGGCAGGAGGCACCCTTTCCGGCGGTGAACAGCAGATGCTGGCCATATCCAGAGCCCTGATGGGACGTCCCAAACTCCTGCTTCTCGATGAGCCATCCCTTGGACTCGCCCCACTAATTATCAAGCAAATATTTGAAATAATAGAAAAAATCAACAAGGATGGCACAACCATATTTCTCATTGAACAAAATGCCAATCTGGCCTTAAAAAGCTCCCACAGAGGCTATGTCATGGAAAACGGAGAAATCAGCCTTTCGGATACGGCAGGCAATCTTCTGAAAAATGAAGATGTAAAAAAAGCCTATCTGGGCATCTGAAATCCGGCCCGCCCTCTCTGGCAGAAAGAACCGCAGAA
This window of the Desulfobotulus pelophilus genome carries:
- a CDS encoding ABC transporter ATP-binding protein; translation: MLTIEGIDTYYGNIRALKNISIEISEGEIVALIGANGAGKTTTLKSISGITPPRNGRIRFMDQDIHHCPPEKIVAMGLCHVPEGRHIFPQLTVLENLEMGAFLRRDKTGIRQDLDYILSLFPILAQRRKQAGGTLSGGEQQMLAISRALMGRPKLLLLDEPSLGLAPLIIKQIFEIIEKINKDGTTIFLIEQNANLALKSSHRGYVMENGEISLSDTAGNLLKNEDVKKAYLGI